In Georgenia soli, a genomic segment contains:
- a CDS encoding amidohydrolase, producing the protein MAPASTGTPGAGRGGDALTGSVLLRRVRLVPVDDGGAAPGEPVDLRITDGTVTAVAPALGRLPGEEEIDADGRWAVPGLWDQHVHLTQWAQTLTRLDVSAARSAAEALELLAAHLAAVPPAGHAPVREEPVLAYGFRHATWADRPTLSALDAVAGGRPVVLLSGDVHSGWVSTRARTLLGLPVPSGADVADDDGLVRENEWFAALGRLAELPGPDPAEGLREAMRHAAARGVVGVTDMEWARNELDWPGRVAAGLDLLRIRTATYADHLDAVLAAGLRTGDPLPGGRGLLTMGPLKVISDGSLNTATAHTLHAYAHPHDAAHPHGVQNVPAGELAELARRATAGGLEVAIHAIGDAAVAIALDAIEAAGARGSVEHAQLLAPDQPARFARLGVVASVQPAHLLDDRDVSERTWPGSGARSFPLRSLLDAGARLAFGSDAPVAPLDPWLAMAAAVHRSGDEREPWHPEQQISAAEALAASTGGAGTLRPGSRGDVVLLDADPLAPPRPPGGAGAAGTSAAVAAHLRATPVAATFVAGRATHPL; encoded by the coding sequence ATGGCCCCTGCCTCCACCGGGACACCGGGCGCGGGGCGGGGAGGGGACGCGCTCACCGGCTCCGTGCTGCTGCGGCGCGTCCGGCTCGTCCCGGTGGACGACGGCGGAGCGGCGCCCGGCGAGCCCGTCGACCTGCGCATCACCGACGGCACGGTCACCGCCGTCGCCCCCGCGCTCGGCCGCCTGCCGGGCGAGGAGGAGATCGACGCCGACGGCCGCTGGGCCGTGCCCGGGCTGTGGGACCAGCACGTCCACCTCACCCAGTGGGCGCAGACGCTCACCCGGCTCGACGTCTCCGCGGCCCGCAGCGCCGCCGAGGCGCTCGAGCTGCTGGCCGCGCACCTCGCCGCCGTCCCGCCCGCCGGCCACGCCCCGGTGCGCGAGGAGCCCGTCCTCGCCTACGGGTTCCGCCACGCCACCTGGGCGGACCGGCCCACCCTGAGCGCCCTCGACGCCGTCGCGGGCGGCCGCCCCGTGGTCCTGCTCTCCGGCGACGTGCACAGCGGCTGGGTCTCCACCCGCGCCCGCACGCTCCTCGGCCTGCCGGTCCCGTCCGGCGCGGACGTCGCGGACGACGACGGCCTGGTCCGCGAGAACGAGTGGTTCGCGGCCCTCGGGCGGCTCGCCGAGCTGCCCGGTCCCGACCCGGCCGAGGGGCTGCGCGAGGCGATGCGGCACGCGGCGGCGCGCGGCGTCGTCGGCGTCACGGACATGGAGTGGGCGCGCAACGAGCTCGACTGGCCGGGGCGCGTGGCCGCCGGGCTCGACCTGCTCCGCATCCGCACCGCCACCTACGCCGACCACCTCGACGCCGTGCTCGCGGCCGGGCTCCGCACGGGGGACCCGCTCCCGGGCGGCCGGGGCCTGCTGACCATGGGACCGCTGAAGGTCATCTCCGACGGATCGCTCAACACCGCCACCGCGCACACGCTGCACGCCTACGCCCACCCGCACGACGCCGCGCACCCGCACGGCGTGCAGAACGTGCCGGCGGGCGAGCTCGCCGAGCTGGCGCGGCGGGCGACGGCCGGCGGCCTGGAGGTGGCCATCCACGCCATCGGCGACGCCGCCGTCGCCATCGCCCTGGACGCGATCGAGGCCGCCGGTGCCCGCGGCTCCGTCGAGCACGCCCAGCTCCTCGCCCCCGACCAGCCCGCGCGGTTCGCCCGGCTGGGCGTCGTGGCCAGCGTGCAGCCCGCGCACCTGCTCGACGACCGCGACGTCTCGGAGCGGACCTGGCCCGGCAGCGGCGCGCGGAGCTTCCCGCTGCGCTCGCTGCTCGACGCCGGGGCGCGGCTGGCGTTCGGCTCGGACGCCCCGGTCGCCCCGCTGGACCCGTGGCTGGCCATGGCCGCGGCCGTGCACCGCAGCGGCGACGAGCGCGAGCCGTGGCACCCGGAGCAGCAGATCAGCGCGGCGGAGGCGCTGGCGGCCTCGACCGGTGGCGCGGGCACGCTGCGGCCAGGGTCCCGGGGCGACGTCGTCCTCCTCGACGCCGACCCGCTCGCCCCGCCGCGCCCGCCGGGCGGGGCCGGTGCCGCCGGGACCTCCGCGGCCGTGGCGGCCCACCTGCGTGCGACGCCGGTCGCGGCGACGTTCGTGGCCGGCCGCGCCACCCACCCGCTGTGA
- a CDS encoding PhzF family phenazine biosynthesis protein, which yields MNERRFAQVDVFSSVPFAGNPVAVVVDGEGLTDAEMQRFAAWTNLSETTFLLPPTSGDADYRVRIFTTDEELPFAGHPTLGSAHAWLEAGGTPRTPGHLVQECAKGLVPLRESAGRWAFAGPELSRYEPPSSDELERATRGLGLTPEDVLDASWLVNGPEWLAVRVASADVVLGLRPAYAELSDLFVGVVGPHPADDGAPGEDDRPTFEVRAVMGTGTEDPVTGSLNAGLARWLRDTGVAPASYVAAQGTVQGRAGRVHVTEEDGRIWVAGDAVTGVAGTVRL from the coding sequence GTGAACGAACGCCGTTTCGCCCAGGTCGACGTCTTCTCCTCCGTGCCCTTCGCCGGCAACCCGGTGGCCGTCGTGGTCGACGGCGAGGGCCTCACCGACGCCGAGATGCAGCGCTTCGCGGCGTGGACCAACCTCTCCGAGACCACGTTCCTGCTCCCGCCCACCAGCGGCGACGCCGACTACCGGGTCCGCATCTTCACCACCGACGAGGAGCTGCCCTTCGCGGGGCACCCCACCCTCGGCTCCGCGCACGCCTGGCTGGAGGCCGGCGGCACGCCGCGCACACCCGGTCACCTGGTGCAGGAGTGCGCCAAGGGGCTGGTGCCGCTGCGGGAGTCGGCCGGCCGGTGGGCCTTCGCCGGTCCGGAGCTCAGCAGGTACGAGCCACCGTCGTCCGACGAGCTCGAGCGCGCCACCCGCGGCCTCGGCCTCACGCCCGAGGACGTGCTCGACGCCTCCTGGCTCGTCAACGGCCCGGAGTGGCTCGCGGTCCGGGTGGCCTCGGCCGACGTCGTCCTCGGGCTCCGCCCGGCCTACGCCGAGCTCAGCGACCTCTTCGTCGGCGTCGTGGGGCCGCACCCCGCCGACGACGGCGCCCCGGGCGAGGACGACCGCCCCACCTTCGAGGTGCGGGCCGTCATGGGCACCGGAACCGAGGACCCGGTCACCGGCAGCCTCAACGCAGGGCTGGCGCGCTGGCTGCGCGACACCGGGGTCGCGCCCGCCTCCTACGTCGCGGCGCAGGGCACGGTGCAGGGCCGTGCCGGCCGCGTGCACGTGACCGAGGAGGACGGCCGGATCTGGGTGGCGGGCGACGCCGTCACCGGCGTCGCCGGGACGGTGCGGCTGTGA
- a CDS encoding response regulator transcription factor, whose product MLTGRADAARTAEARLLVVDDEPSIRELLSASLRFAGFDVVTAEDGNAALRAAAQEPPDLVVLDVMLPDMDGFTVLRRLRSHGQSVPVLFLTARDDMSDKVQGLTVGGDDYVTKPFSLEEVVARIRAVLRRTQPPSENDGAHLTYADLELDEDAHEVRRAGRPVELSPTEFKLLRYLMINAERVVSKTQILDHVWDYDFAGDPAIVESYISYLRRKIDSAENLGLAGDAAVTLAPLIHTRRGVGYVLRRIPA is encoded by the coding sequence ATGCTCACCGGCCGCGCCGACGCCGCCCGGACGGCCGAGGCGCGCCTGCTGGTGGTCGACGACGAGCCGAGCATCCGCGAGCTGCTCTCGGCGTCGCTGCGTTTCGCCGGGTTCGACGTCGTCACGGCGGAGGACGGCAACGCCGCCCTGCGGGCCGCCGCGCAGGAACCGCCGGACCTCGTCGTGCTCGACGTCATGCTGCCGGACATGGACGGCTTCACCGTGCTGCGGCGGCTGCGGTCGCACGGGCAGAGCGTCCCGGTCCTCTTCCTCACCGCCCGGGACGACATGTCCGACAAGGTGCAGGGCCTGACGGTCGGCGGCGACGACTACGTGACGAAGCCGTTCAGCCTCGAGGAGGTCGTGGCCCGCATCCGGGCCGTGCTCCGCCGCACCCAGCCGCCGTCCGAGAACGACGGCGCGCACCTGACCTACGCCGACCTCGAGCTCGACGAGGACGCCCACGAGGTGCGCCGGGCGGGCCGCCCCGTGGAGCTCTCCCCCACCGAGTTCAAGCTCCTGCGCTACCTGATGATCAACGCCGAGCGGGTGGTGTCGAAGACGCAGATCCTCGATCACGTGTGGGACTACGACTTCGCCGGCGACCCCGCGATCGTGGAGTCCTACATCTCCTACCTGCGCCGCAAGATCGACTCCGCGGAGAACCTCGGCCTGGCCGGGGACGCGGCGGTCACCCTCGCGCCCCTCATCCACACCCGGCGCGGCGTGGGCTACGTGCTGCGCCGGATCCCGGCCTGA
- a CDS encoding sensor histidine kinase has translation MVSRLHDRWRAVPLSARLVAIITTLLLVGLTTAALVTVAVLRANLIGQVDRQLEASAHDLAQRTVDQLTGSRPLSDTSVLPSEYYVRVQVSGLGVEEIMSPRTAEEVGRPRLGPVDLGSLSAADAEPVTVLGDGGDEGRVRWRATTMPLRAPGGSQVLGAVTVALPMVGVDETLAGTSKLIMLSGLVIVGGGGLAAWAAVRRSLAPLREIEATAGAIADGDLSRRIPALPATTEVGSVARSLNVMLAQIEESFAARTASEQRMRRFVSDASHELRTPLSTIRGYGELYRMGGVPPERLPQAMGRIESEATRMGNLVEDLLQLARLDEGRPLVLTDVDLVAVARDSAADLHAQAPDRTVTVVPLAGTRAPQVPVVVRADRDRISQVVANLMGNVLQHTPAGTPVEIGVGVVEPGWAQLEVRDHGPGIAEEDAERVFERFYRIDPSRTRSSGGSGLGLAIVASIVGAHGGAVRVVPTPGGGTTVQVALPAGEAQPAAPPSAATEAAPPASDADPAGAERSGAGDRGVPDPARPVVGAVGRVQAEPRDHHGEHDRAGQARLNLDQAGLGHGTGQVADDQQ, from the coding sequence ATGGTCTCGCGCCTGCACGACCGCTGGCGCGCCGTCCCGCTCAGCGCCCGCCTCGTCGCGATCATCACGACCCTCCTGCTCGTGGGTCTGACGACGGCGGCCCTGGTCACCGTCGCGGTGCTGCGTGCCAACCTCATCGGCCAGGTGGACCGCCAGCTCGAGGCCTCGGCGCACGACCTCGCCCAGCGCACCGTCGACCAGCTCACGGGCAGCCGACCCCTCTCCGACACCAGCGTGCTGCCGTCGGAGTACTACGTGCGTGTGCAGGTCTCCGGGCTGGGGGTCGAGGAGATCATGAGCCCGCGGACGGCGGAGGAGGTGGGCCGCCCGCGGCTCGGGCCGGTCGACCTCGGCTCCCTCTCCGCGGCCGACGCCGAGCCGGTGACGGTCCTCGGCGACGGCGGTGACGAGGGGCGCGTGCGGTGGCGCGCCACCACCATGCCGCTGCGCGCCCCCGGCGGCAGCCAGGTCCTCGGCGCGGTCACCGTCGCGCTCCCGATGGTCGGGGTCGACGAGACGCTGGCGGGCACCAGCAAGCTCATCATGCTCTCCGGCCTCGTGATCGTCGGCGGCGGCGGGCTCGCCGCCTGGGCCGCGGTGCGCCGCTCCCTCGCCCCGCTGCGCGAGATCGAGGCCACCGCCGGCGCCATCGCCGACGGCGACCTCTCCCGCCGCATCCCCGCCCTGCCGGCGACGACGGAGGTGGGCTCCGTGGCGCGCTCGCTCAACGTCATGCTCGCCCAGATCGAGGAGTCGTTCGCGGCGCGGACGGCGTCCGAGCAGCGCATGCGTCGCTTCGTCTCCGACGCCTCGCACGAGCTGCGCACCCCGCTGTCGACGATCCGCGGCTACGGAGAGCTGTACCGGATGGGCGGGGTCCCGCCGGAGCGGCTCCCGCAGGCCATGGGACGGATCGAGTCCGAGGCCACGCGCATGGGCAACCTCGTCGAGGACCTGCTCCAGCTGGCGCGGCTCGACGAGGGCCGCCCGCTCGTGCTGACGGACGTCGACCTGGTCGCCGTCGCCCGCGACTCCGCCGCCGACCTGCATGCCCAGGCGCCCGACCGCACGGTTACCGTGGTGCCGCTCGCCGGGACGCGCGCCCCGCAGGTGCCGGTGGTCGTCCGCGCGGACCGGGACCGCATCAGCCAGGTGGTCGCCAACCTCATGGGCAACGTGCTGCAGCACACCCCCGCCGGAACACCGGTCGAGATCGGGGTGGGCGTGGTGGAGCCGGGCTGGGCGCAGCTCGAGGTGCGCGACCACGGTCCGGGGATCGCGGAGGAGGACGCGGAGCGGGTGTTCGAGCGCTTCTACCGGATCGACCCCTCCCGGACGCGCAGCTCCGGCGGGTCCGGCCTCGGGCTCGCGATCGTGGCCAGCATCGTCGGCGCCCACGGCGGGGCGGTGCGCGTCGTGCCGACGCCGGGCGGCGGAACCACCGTGCAGGTGGCCCTGCCGGCCGGCGAGGCACAGCCCGCGGCACCGCCTTCCGCCGCGACGGAGGCCGCACCTCCGGCGTCGGACGCAGACCCCGCAGGCGCCGAGCGCTCAGGCGCCGGCGACCGGGGCGTGCCGGACCCGGCCCGCCCGGTGGTGGGCGCCGTGGGACGAGTACAGGCGGAACCGCGGGATCATCACGGCGAGCATGACCGGGCAGGCCAGGCTCGTCTGAACCTCGATCAGGCTGGCCTGGGGCACGGCACCGGTCAGGTAGCCGACGATCAGCAGTAG
- a CDS encoding FAD-binding oxidoreductase, whose protein sequence is MKGVAHQKWWGWGVEGVAFNYRDKPRMAPFVMDKVGIDLSAPGTPPPAFEELDVPATRLGEELAATLGSAVGQEHVVTDDLDRVVHTYGKGLADLVRVRAGDLPRVPDVVVYPADEDEVRAVVDAVVAADAVLIPFGGGSNISGSLTPPPAEERTVVSLDLGRLNRVLEVDEHAGLARIQAGVLGPDMEEQLNARGWTMGHQPDSFRHSTLGGWIATRSSGMQSDKYGDIADITRGLRLVQPGKVVVLRPLPSTSSGPSVREMILGSEGRLGVITEAWVHVHRLPENRDIIAYLYPSWSAALAAMQEISTSDAHPTVTRVSDANETAFSFSTQKAKKGISGKVQTVLFDVLEKRGWDLDAVCLSYVGYEGGSARVKAEKNIIGKIVKKHGGIKLGRGPGALYDQKKFDTPYIRDFLLDIGAMGDVSETAAPWSRLMDVYTGTIRSAREAFDELGVKGFIMCHLSHSYHSGACLYFTFAFAPGVESVEGQLEKYWVVKKAIQQSFVDTGATISHHHGVGTDHAHWLEEDISEAGTDVMVALLRGVDPGRNLNPGTLLPAHREW, encoded by the coding sequence GTGAAGGGTGTCGCACACCAGAAGTGGTGGGGCTGGGGTGTGGAGGGCGTCGCGTTCAACTACCGCGACAAGCCCAGGATGGCACCGTTCGTGATGGACAAGGTCGGCATCGACCTCTCGGCGCCGGGCACGCCGCCGCCGGCGTTCGAGGAGCTCGACGTCCCGGCCACCCGGCTGGGCGAGGAGCTCGCCGCGACCCTCGGCTCCGCCGTCGGCCAGGAGCACGTGGTCACCGACGACCTGGACCGGGTGGTGCACACCTACGGCAAGGGCCTGGCGGACCTGGTGCGGGTCCGGGCCGGTGACCTGCCGCGCGTGCCCGACGTCGTCGTCTACCCCGCCGACGAGGACGAGGTGCGCGCCGTCGTCGACGCCGTCGTCGCGGCCGACGCCGTCCTCATCCCCTTCGGGGGCGGGTCGAACATCTCCGGCTCGCTGACCCCGCCGCCGGCGGAGGAGCGCACCGTGGTCTCGCTCGACCTCGGCCGGCTCAACCGCGTGCTCGAGGTCGACGAGCACGCCGGTCTCGCCCGCATCCAGGCGGGCGTGCTGGGCCCGGACATGGAGGAGCAGCTCAACGCCCGCGGGTGGACCATGGGCCACCAGCCGGACAGCTTCCGCCACTCCACGCTCGGCGGCTGGATCGCGACGCGCTCGTCGGGCATGCAGTCCGACAAGTACGGCGACATCGCCGACATCACCCGCGGCCTGCGCCTGGTCCAGCCCGGCAAGGTCGTGGTGCTGCGGCCGCTGCCCTCGACGTCGTCGGGGCCGTCCGTGCGCGAGATGATCCTCGGCTCCGAGGGGCGCCTGGGCGTCATCACCGAGGCGTGGGTGCACGTGCACCGCCTCCCGGAGAACCGCGACATCATCGCCTACCTGTACCCCTCGTGGAGCGCCGCGCTGGCGGCGATGCAGGAGATCTCGACCTCCGACGCGCACCCCACCGTCACCCGCGTCTCCGACGCCAACGAGACCGCCTTCTCCTTCTCCACGCAGAAGGCGAAGAAGGGCATCTCCGGCAAGGTGCAGACCGTGCTCTTCGACGTGCTCGAGAAGCGCGGCTGGGACCTCGACGCGGTGTGCCTCTCCTACGTCGGCTACGAGGGCGGCAGCGCCCGGGTCAAGGCCGAGAAGAACATCATCGGCAAGATCGTCAAGAAGCACGGCGGCATCAAGCTCGGCCGCGGGCCGGGCGCCCTGTACGACCAGAAGAAGTTCGACACCCCCTACATCCGCGACTTCCTCCTCGACATCGGGGCGATGGGCGACGTCTCGGAGACCGCGGCGCCGTGGTCGAGGCTCATGGACGTCTACACCGGCACCATCCGGTCCGCGCGCGAGGCGTTCGACGAGCTGGGGGTCAAGGGCTTCATCATGTGCCACCTCTCGCACAGCTACCACTCCGGCGCCTGCCTCTACTTCACGTTCGCGTTCGCGCCGGGCGTGGAGTCGGTGGAGGGGCAGCTGGAGAAGTACTGGGTGGTCAAGAAGGCGATCCAGCAGTCGTTCGTGGACACCGGCGCCACCATCTCGCACCACCACGGGGTCGGCACCGACCACGCGCACTGGCTCGAGGAGGACATCTCCGAGGCCGGCACCGACGTGATGGTCGCGCTGCTGCGCGGGGTCGACCCGGGCCGCAACCTCAACCCGGGCACCCTGCTCCCGGCGCACCGGGAGTGGTGA
- a CDS encoding lysophospholipid acyltransferase family protein, which translates to MTGAPSLRRYHAGWHRAARFVAQRMVLRPVVRTVTRTVVEGLDNLEGLSRPFVVVANHSSHLDTGVLMSMLPRHVTEHLAVGAAADYFYSRWWTKAATSLFFNTYPIHRTSGGKRTRKGLSQRLVAEDVPVLIFPEGTRSRDGVMRAFKPGAAALCVAKNVPCVPVALLGTHEAMPVGRSWPVPGRPRVRMLVGRPMRPRPGEKPREFNDRVAARVRTMLEMQTPYVLADGAAPGQEAGTDHKQEEAS; encoded by the coding sequence ATGACAGGTGCACCGAGCCTGAGGCGCTACCACGCCGGCTGGCACCGGGCTGCGCGGTTCGTCGCGCAGCGGATGGTCCTGCGACCCGTCGTGCGGACCGTGACGAGGACCGTCGTCGAGGGGCTGGACAACCTCGAGGGGCTGAGCCGCCCGTTCGTCGTCGTCGCCAACCACTCCAGCCACCTGGACACCGGCGTCCTGATGAGCATGCTGCCGCGCCACGTCACCGAGCACCTCGCGGTCGGCGCGGCCGCCGACTACTTCTACTCCCGCTGGTGGACGAAGGCGGCGACGTCGCTGTTCTTCAACACCTACCCCATCCACCGCACCTCCGGCGGCAAGCGCACCCGCAAGGGTCTGTCCCAGCGCCTGGTGGCCGAGGACGTGCCGGTGCTGATCTTCCCCGAGGGCACCCGCTCCCGCGACGGCGTCATGCGCGCGTTCAAGCCCGGTGCCGCGGCCCTGTGCGTCGCCAAGAACGTCCCGTGCGTGCCGGTGGCGCTGCTCGGCACCCACGAGGCCATGCCCGTGGGCCGGTCGTGGCCGGTGCCCGGACGCCCGCGCGTGCGCATGCTCGTCGGCCGCCCCATGCGCCCGCGGCCCGGCGAGAAGCCCCGCGAGTTCAACGACCGCGTGGCTGCCCGCGTGCGCACCATGCTCGAGATGCAGACCCCGTACGTGCTCGCCGACGGCGCAGCTCCCGGCCAGGAGGCCGGTACGGACCACAAGCAGGAGGAGGCCTCGTGA
- a CDS encoding SDR family NAD(P)-dependent oxidoreductase produces the protein MTQGSESPTAGSRLHGRALVTGGTSGIGLSFARALASRGCDLVLVARDEARLAKTAEQLRWRYGVEVETIVADLSRRDAVGAVAARLADPVSPVEILVNNAGRGLHVPLLAEDPSEHEEALDLMVRAVLVLGGAAGRAMKARGHGVIVNVASVAGLIPMGGYSAIKSWVRTYSESLSLELDGTGVTVTALLPGWVRTEFHDRAGIRASSIPDALWLEADRVVEDCLADVEKGRVRSVPSRRFATLAFLAEHAPRPLVRRATAIIKGSRK, from the coding sequence GTGACGCAGGGGAGCGAGAGCCCGACCGCGGGGTCCCGGCTCCACGGGCGTGCGCTCGTGACCGGCGGGACGTCCGGCATCGGGCTGAGCTTCGCCCGGGCGCTGGCCTCCCGGGGCTGCGACCTGGTGCTCGTCGCGCGCGACGAGGCCCGCCTCGCCAAGACGGCCGAGCAGCTGCGCTGGCGCTACGGCGTCGAGGTGGAGACCATCGTCGCCGACCTGTCCCGCCGGGACGCCGTCGGCGCGGTCGCCGCCCGGCTGGCCGACCCCGTCTCCCCGGTGGAGATCCTGGTCAACAACGCCGGCAGGGGCCTGCACGTCCCGCTGCTGGCCGAGGACCCGAGCGAGCACGAGGAGGCGCTCGACCTCATGGTGCGGGCCGTCCTCGTGCTCGGCGGCGCCGCCGGCCGGGCGATGAAGGCCCGCGGGCACGGGGTGATCGTCAACGTCGCCTCCGTCGCCGGCCTGATCCCGATGGGCGGCTACTCCGCGATCAAGTCGTGGGTGCGCACGTACTCCGAGTCCCTCTCCCTCGAGCTCGACGGCACCGGGGTGACCGTCACGGCGCTGCTGCCGGGTTGGGTGCGCACCGAGTTCCACGACCGGGCCGGGATCCGGGCGAGCTCGATCCCCGACGCCCTCTGGCTCGAGGCCGACCGCGTCGTCGAGGACTGCCTCGCCGACGTCGAGAAGGGTCGGGTACGTTCCGTCCCGTCCAGGCGGTTCGCGACGCTGGCGTTCCTCGCCGAGCACGCGCCGCGCCCGCTGGTCCGTCGCGCGACGGCGATCATCAAGGGGAGCCGGAAATGA
- a CDS encoding HAD-IB family hydrolase — MSQPLDQAHVLLTGATGFVGQAVLEKLLSAYPSTRVSVLVRPRGDLSAEQRVAKLLRKPVFKAWRRSVGEESAAAAFAERVSVISGDLGDLPPLPDDVDVVLHSASTVSFDLPVDEAFAANVGGPISLYEALAATGADPHVVHVSTSYVAGLRKGVAEERALDHEIDREVELASAVAAREAAEKESRTPEVLGRLLREAEKEHRRAGARAVAEAAETARSEWVREQLVEHGRTRALSLGWPDVYTFTKAMGERVAEEMWAGAGHRLSVVRPTIIESSLRHPYPGWIDGFKVADPLIAAYGRGLLPEFPALADTVLDIIPVDFVVNAILAAAAAPPAPGGANYYQVSSGITNPLRLGSLVHMVREYFSANPLKDAEGAHVAVPAWSFPHRGAVERALGRRELAVDVADRALGYLPANRRTRQWISALYKARRDLGTLRKFTSLYQPYTQTEVIFDDARTRALHAALPAERQAEHGFDVAEIDWRHYLLDVHIPGVPGLMRDRTPKEAPGAPAELPRRKDVLAVFDLQRTVAAATLVEQYLWVELAAKPASRWPASLANLVALGPRYLQAERRDRGDFIRTFMRRYEGASEQELRAVIARKVTPSLRRGLLVEAVERIRAHREAGHRTVLVTGEIDVFVEPLAPLFDEIVAGRMETDGDGRWTGHLATSPLVGEARAAWLRRYAREQGMDLTGSYAYGDSYADRPWLEVVGYPNAVNPDAGLYRYARARRWPTHQWTATAEGRLTPVLRSIKGERQ; from the coding sequence ATGTCACAACCGTTGGACCAGGCGCACGTCCTGCTCACGGGCGCCACGGGCTTCGTCGGGCAGGCCGTGCTCGAGAAGCTCCTCTCCGCCTACCCCAGCACGCGCGTCAGCGTGCTCGTCCGCCCCCGGGGAGACCTCTCCGCCGAGCAGCGCGTGGCCAAGCTGCTGCGCAAGCCCGTCTTCAAGGCGTGGCGCCGGTCGGTGGGCGAGGAGTCGGCGGCGGCCGCCTTCGCCGAGCGTGTCTCCGTGATCTCCGGCGACCTGGGAGACCTGCCGCCGCTGCCCGACGACGTCGACGTCGTCCTCCACTCCGCCTCCACCGTCTCCTTCGACCTGCCGGTCGACGAGGCGTTCGCCGCCAACGTCGGCGGTCCCATCTCGCTCTACGAGGCGCTGGCCGCCACCGGGGCCGACCCGCACGTCGTCCACGTCTCCACGAGCTACGTAGCCGGCCTGCGCAAGGGCGTGGCCGAGGAGCGGGCCCTGGACCACGAGATCGACCGCGAGGTCGAGCTCGCCTCCGCCGTCGCCGCGCGGGAGGCGGCGGAGAAGGAGTCCCGCACCCCCGAGGTGCTGGGCCGCCTGCTCCGCGAGGCAGAGAAGGAGCACCGGCGTGCCGGGGCGCGCGCCGTCGCCGAGGCCGCCGAGACGGCCCGGTCCGAGTGGGTGCGTGAGCAGCTCGTCGAGCACGGCCGCACCCGCGCACTCTCCCTCGGCTGGCCCGACGTCTACACCTTCACCAAGGCGATGGGCGAGCGCGTCGCCGAGGAGATGTGGGCGGGTGCGGGCCACCGTCTCTCGGTGGTGCGCCCCACCATCATCGAGTCCTCCCTCAGGCACCCCTACCCGGGCTGGATCGACGGCTTCAAGGTGGCCGACCCGCTGATCGCCGCCTACGGCCGCGGCCTCCTGCCGGAGTTCCCCGCCCTCGCCGACACGGTGCTCGACATCATCCCCGTCGACTTCGTCGTCAACGCGATCCTCGCCGCCGCCGCGGCACCGCCCGCACCCGGCGGCGCGAACTACTACCAGGTCAGCTCCGGGATCACGAACCCCCTGCGCCTCGGTTCGCTGGTGCACATGGTGCGCGAGTACTTCTCCGCCAACCCGCTCAAGGACGCCGAGGGCGCCCACGTGGCCGTGCCGGCGTGGTCCTTCCCGCACCGCGGCGCCGTGGAGCGCGCGCTGGGGCGGCGCGAGCTGGCCGTGGACGTGGCCGACCGGGCGCTGGGCTACCTGCCCGCCAACCGGCGCACCCGGCAGTGGATCTCCGCGCTGTACAAGGCGCGCCGCGACCTCGGGACACTCCGCAAGTTCACCTCGCTGTACCAGCCGTACACGCAGACCGAGGTGATCTTCGACGACGCCCGCACCCGCGCGCTGCACGCCGCCCTGCCCGCCGAGCGGCAGGCCGAGCACGGCTTCGACGTCGCCGAGATCGACTGGCGCCACTACCTCCTGGACGTGCACATCCCCGGCGTCCCCGGGCTGATGCGCGACCGCACCCCCAAGGAGGCGCCCGGCGCGCCCGCGGAGCTGCCGCGCCGCAAGGACGTGCTCGCCGTCTTCGACCTGCAGCGCACGGTCGCCGCGGCCACCCTCGTCGAGCAGTACCTCTGGGTCGAGCTCGCCGCGAAGCCGGCGTCGCGCTGGCCGGCGTCCCTGGCCAACCTCGTCGCCCTCGGCCCGCGCTACCTGCAGGCCGAGCGCCGGGACCGCGGCGACTTCATCCGCACCTTCATGCGCCGCTACGAGGGGGCCAGCGAGCAGGAGCTGCGGGCCGTCATCGCGCGGAAGGTGACCCCGTCGCTGCGCCGCGGTCTTCTCGTGGAGGCCGTCGAGCGGATCCGGGCGCACCGCGAGGCGGGCCACCGCACCGTGCTCGTCACCGGTGAGATCGACGTCTTCGTCGAGCCGCTCGCACCGCTCTTCGACGAGATCGTGGCCGGGCGGATGGAGACCGACGGCGACGGGCGCTGGACCGGCCACCTCGCCACCTCCCCGCTGGTGGGCGAGGCGCGCGCCGCGTGGCTGCGCCGCTACGCGCGTGAGCAGGGTATGGACCTGACGGGGTCCTATGCTTACGGGGACAGCTATGCCGACCGGCCGTGGCTGGAGGTCGTCGGGTATCCCAACGCCGTCAATCCCGACGCAGGCCTCTACCGCTACGCCCGGGCTCGGCGCTGGCCCACCCACCAGTGGACCGCCACGGCCGAGGGACGGCTCACCCCCGTCCTGCGCAGCATCAAGGGAGAACGCCAGTGA
- a CDS encoding WXG100 family type VII secretion target, producing the protein MARFQVDSAEVALAAAQTRTTTATLRAEAAAMMNHLVQLQASWTGSASAAFGACADQWRATQAQVEASLEQITIALDAASRTYADAEASAQGLFAR; encoded by the coding sequence ATGGCACGGTTCCAGGTCGACAGCGCCGAGGTGGCGCTCGCCGCCGCGCAGACCCGCACCACCACCGCGACCCTCCGGGCGGAGGCGGCCGCGATGATGAACCACCTCGTCCAGCTCCAGGCCTCCTGGACCGGCTCGGCGTCGGCGGCGTTCGGCGCATGCGCGGACCAGTGGCGGGCCACGCAGGCGCAGGTGGAGGCCTCCCTGGAGCAGATCACGATCGCCCTCGACGCCGCGTCGCGCACCTACGCCGACGCCGAGGCCTCCGCCCAGGGTCTCTTCGCGCGCTGA